The Leishmania braziliensis MHOM/BR/75/M2904 complete genome, chromosome 9 DNA window AGTGCCTCAACAAAGGAGAtgagcgctgcagcagccaacAGAGACAAAAGCGCCGCGGAGGCCCTTTCCTCGACTGTCTGACGAAAAAGAAGGCAACGGGGTAGTCGCGCAAACGCACGCCAACACTCACCAGCCACTGTCACCTGCGCTACGTGTTTCGTACGGTCAAGACGCGTTGATGAGTGGCAAATCGGTCGTGGTAAAATGACACGTGACGGGTGGGGAGTAAAGGGAATGCGAGAGACGGAGGACAAGTAGTAAACATGACGACACGGCCCCAGGGAGTTTATtgaaagagaaagcaaagAGCTGGCAGCGCTGAACACCAGGAGTAGCATCATGTTCTACTGCACACAAACTTGCACAGAGCGCAACTAGGAGCTCTGCGTCGGGCAGTTTCGTGTCGTATTCCTTTGTTCTTCGCTGTCTCAGCTGGAGGGACACcgcctgcagcaggtgcgccACCAATCAGGACACGAGCGAAGGAAGAAAAGACGCAAGGGAGAGCACTTAGGGGAAGGTGAATGCGACGACAGATCCGAAGAGCGGCGGTAGCGCCACTCAGCATCGCGATTGTCTCATACATGTGTGAGAGCGAGGCAGTTCGAAGTGTGAGttggagagaagaggcgaggGGCTACCGCACGCACGAGCCTTCCGCTCCTCTAATCGCAGTAAAACTACCCCCGCCTCGCGACGCTCACTGcaggagcaggcgcagctcATCAGTGAGAAAAACGACTGAGGCACCAGTGCTAAAGATCCTCATCCAGTTCGTTCTGGGTCGAGTCAAGGTATTCTGAGATCTTGGCGTTCAGGAAGACAGCGGACTTGTACCCACGCTCCACTAGGTAGGAAGCGCCAGATGCGGCCCGCTGCTGGTTTAACGCGTACACAAGAATGCGGTCTTTCTTGCGTGGCTTACGCACGCCGTACTTGCTCTGAAAAGATGATGCCCACATCCGCATGGCAGTATGGAGGTCTCGAAAGTGAATCACCAGGGCATGtggaagcggcggcaccgctttCACTTCGAACTCCTCACGCACATCTAGCAGATACACCCCGCTCGTCCTCCCGGCCTCGAGcgcgcgcaccaccgcctggGCCTCATACACGTTGAAGGGGTGTGTAAAGTCCGGCAGCGACATCGCGAAGAAGCAGGAGTGGGTGAGTTGTCAAGCGAAACAGCCTTATCATGTGGAGCACAGATAATTGGGGAGATGGAAGCTCTGTacgaaaggagagggagcaaCAATTCTTCTCTACCAATGTGCTGCAGATGCacgcgcaccagcgcagaGACACGTGTACGTACAGAGCACGTTGCGAGGAAAAGGGTGCAATTTCGGTTGCCTCCGTTGCAATGATGAGATGCGTTCTCAAGgtggaaagaagaaggagagtggcgaggagagggaggacgaggaagaaTGAAGACCACGCAGATTTAGCGCGTCACGAAGGAGCGGCACAAAGGGGGCCAGCCGAGATGAACACAAAAAATATGAAGTGAGCATGCGCAGGAGCACATGCTACGCCATGCATGCATGCCGGAGTGCTGGCAAGCAGCGTGGGCGCACGGTGCTGCGTTGGTATACAGTGGGAAGGCGTAGGCCACCCCCTCTTCAGTATCCCACGGAGTGGAAACATCGCATTCGCAACAGGCAAAATGTCGTTACATTGGCTACTTTCTCTTCAGAAAGTGCAGTCCAGCTGAGAGGcaacgagagagcgagaggtgtTTGTAGCCACCGtaagcgcagcagcgtagaGTGATCCCGCCCACGGCAGCTAGAGCAGCAGCCCTTCAAGCTCTTTTACTGGAGTGGGGTTGGTGAAGATTCTGGTGGAGCCGCAGAGGTACTGGGGGTGCCGTATGCGTGGTACCACTGAGCCCAGCTGCCGGAGAAATTGCCGGCGTTTTCAAAGCCAAGCTCCTCTGCGACCTCGCAGGCGATAGCAGAGCGGACGCCGTGTGCGCAGTATAGCACAAGCTGAGTCACCCCTTGCACGGGGCGAGGACCACCGAAGAAGAACTCGAACTCATCATCCTCAATTATGCTCTCAGGGCTGAGAGCGTCTGACAGAACCGGTAGTGGAACATTGATTGCAGAAGGAATCATCCCCGTCGCCGCCACTTCGGCTGTCGATCGAACGTCGATGAGTTGGATGTTGCGCACGGCATCACTACAACTCTGCTTCGCTTTTACAATGTTCGCCACCTGATCGATAGTGAAGTACCGGCATAGATACCTCGTTCCTCTAAGCATCGCTCGTCAGTGTAAAACTCCCTGGCATGAACAGCAACGATGGTAAAGAGACGACTGTGGACTCACAGCTACCCGAGTGCTTGCCCTCGGCTGCAGAgaacgcagcagcgaagaagaggcgcaccagAGGATGAGGCAAGGGAGATGGGAGGCAccggcaaaaaaaaaagagcgtTGATTCGCCTGCCGCCATGGATCGCCGCCGCTGAAGGCGGGAGAGGCGATGCCAAAAATGCACGGTCACATATCAAGCGTATGCACGCACAACGGAAGAACAGAAGGTGTAACAagcagagcgagaggtggGACAACGAAGTGATGAGAGGTACAGCACAcgagggagaaaaggaaacgaCAGATTCAATGAGTGCTCCACCGTGCATCGACCGCAACCCACCAGGGAAGCGGATTCACCAGAGCTTTTCATCCCTGTTTGATCACATCACAACGCGCTCCATACCAGCGGGGCCGCAGTCGAGGCGACTTTGCGGTCGATGCGCTGTCTAGAGATTGGAAGGAGGGTGACGTctacccacacacccacaaaaGTCCCCTTTCTAGCCTCGGTACATCAGTGAACAGCACCATGAATGACACCACACAGTTCGGATTATGGATGTTTTCCCCACATGGCAACAATCCTTGGGTATCTGCTACCTTCGGCTAAGTCAACATCGCACTAAAGAGGGAGACGGAAAACTGAAGCGGCAGCGATAATGAAAAAATAGCCAATTGAGCAGCaaacagcgctgctgctgaaatGGAGAGCCCAGTAAAACACGATATTCCTCTTTCCATCATAGTATCACCTACTGGAACTCCGCGTGTTTTGGTGCACAGCGTGTGGAGCTGCTGTGGAGAATCTGTTAGTGGGTGTATTAAGCTCAGCTATGGTAACCGCTCCTAGTCACGGCGGCTGATGGGCGGCGAAGGAGCAGTGAAGCGCCAGCTTGGCTATGctgcgctcttttctttctctgacCACTCTGTCCAGCTGCCGGGATACACATCAACGTTTGTGAAGCCGCTGGAACGAAGCAAGGCGGCTGCACTCTCCGCACGCATGCCGCGAAGGCAGTAAGTCACAACGTGGTCAGATGTCTCCGGCTTGGGTGCCTTGTACTTCTCCTTGAACTCGTCGGCTGTCAGCTGAAGAGCGGACTCCAGCTGATCGAGAGGAATGTTGACGGAGGCCGCAATAGCGCCTCCCGCCACCTCATCGGCGCTGCGGACATCCAATATGCACATATGGCGATCACCCGACTGCTTCTTCGCCACCAACGCCTTCATAGCGGCGTAAGTCAGACGCTGCATCCCAAAACGCGCAAGGAGCGGTTCTTTTGTCAAGAAACAGCGATGGGGCACAAGGGTAGGATTAGTAGTCACAGGAAAAGATCTGAGGAATATCCTGCGCGTGATTCCGAGCCAACATGACACAATGCGGCATGTGCTTGTGCACgcccgtgtgcgtgttcgtcaccgaagaggagaggaggagagggagataaaaaagaggaaagagccAGATGCAAGTAAAGCGGTAGTCGTGGCATAATCTATGCGTCCCCACAGTCCTCACGGATTGCGCTGCCGGCAATGCCACGGTAACTTGCAAATTGGGGAGCACAAAGCGTAACTCTGAGAGCGACGCTCACGTGATACTCcggggaggtggaggagaccCAGTCATGAGGAAAGGGCTAGAGGGGGTACCTCGCCTAGCAATCGGTCACATCCAAgtccctctccatctcttctctccatcATCCTCTCTTTGGAAGCGGATGCCTCAACAGGGTGTGTTCGACTGTTGTACAGAGCTTGTCGGTGCGTGTGTCGGGGATGTGGCGAGGCAAGAACGTGATCCAGTGCGCGCCGGTGCTCGCTAAAACATGCGCACAAACACGCACGAAAGCACGGGCGTACCTGCACTTGCTCAAGCGAGGAATGTACAGCCATATAAACAGACGAAGTgcatttttttcctttttgtgtgtgggatgtcttgcgcagcaccgcaccacTGGCGCGGCCGGACACAAAAAATGTCAGCGCGACACACTAAGAAGGGGGATAAGTCGATATGGTCCTCACCGCAAGTCTCTATGAGGCGCCTGCTGTACGTGGCGGTACACCCCTTCCGTGTCTCTCCCAAGATCCCCACAACTGGGCATCGCTCCGCTGATATTTATAATCAAGTGATGTGCTGTGATAGCGTTTGCTAAATCTTCCCTCACATGCTCGATATATCTGGGTAGATTTTCTCCCACCATTTCCATCCACCACAAACCAGtccacaagcacacacatacgGTCGCATTCCGCTTATTTCTGCTGCGCTACGACTATGTCAAGGAGCCGGGCCAACCAGCAGACTTGGGTATCGCTCAGACCCACTTTAATTCCTCTGCAGACAGTACAGGCCGGGCCCAGAATTAAGCTGAACATCACAGCGATGTAGCACGAGCAGAAAAACAGTAGGCGAGTGCGTATATGCGTTGGGTCGTCGACACGATTCTTAGTGGCCTTGCCCAAACGTGGCCATGACCGCACGTCTTttcggcacagcgccagtTCAGACAGGTCCGCGGACACATGGAGCCCGCACAGCGGTACCCGAGAACAGGCTGTAGGTTCTTGGGCTTCCCACAGAGGGTGCGTACTAGAGTCTGATACCATGCACAATGAGGTAGCTGGCATCCTTCGGGTCTATGTAGAGAGAAGGGTAAAAGCGTATAACTCAGAAGACAGTATGAGCACAGTGTGTAGGTAATTTACTTCATGGGCGTGAGAGGTCAATCCAAACACAGGCACCTTTGTGTTTAGTGGGGCGCCGTGGGAGACACCACATGAATGGTCGTATTAAGCGGTGAGCCTTGTAGCTTGTAGCGCGCACAGCACACCGTGGGAATAAGAGCCTCCAACTCCCCCTTGGTGCGCACGCGTGCCATTTTCGTCCCGTAACTCgcctggtgcagctgctggaagAAGTGCGGGGCGACGGCGTCGTAGTTGCGGCGAATGGAATACTTGAGAGTGTAGTATTGTCGGCACTGCACATCCGTCTCCTCCACGAAGAGACAGCCTGAGCAGAGGGCTGCAGCGCGTGTAATATACGACGACGCCAGCACATCGTCTGGGATACGGCTCAATAcatgctgcagcaccacgaaGTCGTACATGTCCGTAGGCAGCGTGCTGTGAAAGACAAAACGGATGTGGATATTGCCATGCATGACGTCGTCCGGAAGCTGCAAgttgcgctgcgctgcggccaGGAGACGATGCACAGCTGGGCTGCTCACCAAGCGCACCCACTCTGATGAATCCTCCACAGTGTCTGGCTTCTCCAGCTTGCAGTCTACGCCCTCGACTCTGATTTGCAAGTCAGGTAGTACAACGAGCACTCGCACTACCTCTTCCCTAGTTGGGAGCCAGGCAGTGTGCACATTCTTCGTGACTGCCTTTGCGTGACGCTCAGGCAGCACCCACTTGTGTTTGGCATAATCCACGACACAGTCCTCGGTTTGGTAGTCGAATGAGTCGTTGGTCAGCCAGTTCGCTCGCTTTTCGTGCGCGCCGGTCATGCCATGGCGGCGCGCCTCCTCAATGCGTTGCTTGCGCTCCATTCTGCGTTGCTGCTCCTCAGGTGGCATGTCTTTGAAGTATCGTGTGCCGCCAAAGTTGAAGTCCTTCAGCTTCACATTTAGCTTGCGGAGTGACATTGCGTCATGGGGCatgtgcagctcctccgcgcACGCTGCGCTCAGGTGCACAGCGTACATGGTCCAGAAAGCCTGTTCTTCCTTTGGAAGCGCCGCCTCCTTGTCCAGAAGGCCGAGCATTACCTGCTTTCCCACCTCGCAGAGGTCGAAAAAGGCCGAGTTCATCTCGGACCGGTTCTTCCACAAAAAGTCTTTGCGCTCAGGGTTGAGGGTAAGCATGTGCTTCCACTCCTTGCCTACCAGCTCCAACCACCTCGCACGCGCCTGCTTCCACATGTCCAGTAGCTGCGCGCTGATACAGTGGGAGAGAAACTCGCTGTCGAGAtactttcttttctctgctgccGTCGAAACCATCAGATCCGTCTCACTGAACCCACCCAGACGTGAGAGCGGCTTGGCCCCGGTGTCACCGTTGGCCTTCAGCTTCTCGTCGTCTCCGCGCAGCGGGATGCCATCTGATGTTGACAGCGGTTCCCCAAAGATAATCTCAGCCAGTTGACTCCCATCCGCCGTCATGGCTTCGTGAACGCTTTGTGCCGCCGATGCACAGTGCTGCAGGCAATGCGCCAGCATTGGCAACCAAAAcggtgagggagggacgGGGTGCACAGGGGATGGACGGTTCAGGTTTGTGCCGTTCTCCTTCATCATCACGTTGCTCACCACCGGAGTGAAGCTGGGATCCTGCTTGGACTTTTCCAACCGGCGCCGGTACTCGGCGTAGCTTGACGGCTCGCCGAGGGCAGTGCGGTAGTAAAAAACGCAGGTAAGTCGCTTCCAGTCCTCCTCTGAGCACGacacctccacctccgtgTTTGAATGGAAGTGGTGCGAGTCAAACACCATTACATCGCGCGGCTGCATGAGCACGTTGATGCGGAAGTCGTCAAAGGTAAGGGCAAGCCCTTTAAACTTCCCATCAATGCATGCGATGCAGCTATAGCCAGCGTCAAAGTCGCCGACGTCGGTGTGAGAGGCTGTGCGGAAGCGGGAGTTGATGGTGAGCGTGGAGAACGGGGTTCCGTGAATGCGCACGAGATCCGGAATCGCGTTGTTTTGTGCTTTCCACCGCTCCGGTGCCACATGTCTGTAGATCTCGCTGACATAATCGACGACAGGGAAGACAGCCGACCATGCCTCCTCGTGCTCATATGTGAAGGACGTTTTGCGTGACTTCAGCTCCACCGGCGAGCCCCGGTAGTCGAAGTAGCCAGCAATTCCACTCAAAGGCGACTCCCCACCGAATATCATGCTCCGAAGCGAGGTTCGCACGGCAGCGGATAT harbors:
- a CDS encoding putative DNA J-binding protein — encoded protein: MESSTKRIKMDIFNFPTIKETRTPEEVAESYAEAVKLHPFYDNAHCVIDFYDSGTIKDGRGEIIGVVLRKALPKYATSMASALLISAAVRTSLRSMIFGGESPLSGIAGYFDYRGSPVELKSRKTSFTYEHEEAWSAVFPVVDYVSEIYRHVAPERWKAQNNAIPDLVRIHGTPFSTLTINSRFRTASHTDVGDFDAGYSCIACIDGKFKGLALTFDDFRINVLMQPRDVMVFDSHHFHSNTEVEVSCSEEDWKRLTCVFYYRTALGEPSSYAEYRRRLEKSKQDPSFTPVVSNVMMKENGTNLNRPSPVHPVPPSPFWLPMLAHCLQHCASAAQSVHEAMTADGSQLAEIIFGEPLSTSDGIPLRGDDEKLKANGDTGAKPLSRLGGFSETDLMVSTAAEKRKYLDSEFLSHCISAQLLDMWKQARARWLELVGKEWKHMLTLNPERKDFLWKNRSEMNSAFFDLCEVGKQVMLGLLDKEAALPKEEQAFWTMYAVHLSAACAEELHMPHDAMSLRKLNVKLKDFNFGGTRYFKDMPPEEQQRRMERKQRIEEARRHGMTGAHEKRANWLTNDSFDYQTEDCVVDYAKHKWVLPERHAKAVTKNVHTAWLPTREEVVRVLVVLPDLQIRVEGVDCKLEKPDTVEDSSEWVRLVSSPAVHRLLAAAQRNLQLPDDVMHGNIHIRFVFHSTLPTDMYDFVVLQHVLSRIPDDVLASSYITRAAALCSGCLFVEETDVQCRQYYTLKYSIRRNYDAVAPHFFQQLHQASYGTKMARVRTKGELEALIPTVCCARYKLQGSPLNTTIHVVSPTAPH